From the genome of Uranotaenia lowii strain MFRU-FL chromosome 1, ASM2978415v1, whole genome shotgun sequence, one region includes:
- the LOC129748673 gene encoding iron-sulfur cluster assembly scaffold protein IscU — protein sequence MAALPARINTLLKFRRTQSVPLALYHKNVLDHYENPRNVGSLDKKDSTVGTGLVGAPACGDVMKLQIKVDDNGKIIDAKFKTFGCGSAIASSSLATEWVKGKTLAEAGSLKNTDIAKELSLPPVKLHCSMLAEDAIKAALEDYKKKQNK from the coding sequence ATGGCCGCTCTGCCTGCACGCATCAATACGCTGTTGAAATTTCGCCGTACCCAGAGCGTTCCGCTGGCTCTGTACCACAAGAATGTGCTGGATCATTACGAGAACCCGAGAAATGTTGGCTCGCTGGACAAGAAGGATAGCACCGTCGGAACGGGATTGGTTGGTGCTCCGGCCTGTGGCGACGTCATGAAGTTACAGATCAAGGTCGACGATAATGGTAAAATCATTGACGCAAAGTTCAAAACATTTGGATGTGGATCGGCCATTGCTTCCAGCTCCTTGGCCACCGAATGGGTCAAAGGCAAGACGCTCGCAGAAGCTGGATCTCTCAAGAACACAGACATTGCGAAGGAGCTGTCGCTGCCCCCGGTTAAGCTTCATTGTTCTATGTTGGCTGAAGATGCCATAAAAGCCGCTCTGGAGGACTACAAGAAgaagcaaaataaataa